A segment of the Ignavibacteria bacterium genome:
ATTGATACTTCACTTTCGAGTTTAATGCTTGGCAAAGAAATGTTTGGAAGTATTTCTAACTGCTTCTTTGCTCAGATGAACGCTGAACAACTTTCGTTTTTAAACCATACTTTTGATGTGGTGGTTTGTATTCAGAATGGGATTTCTGCATTTCATGTCGATATGAAAAATTTAATCGAAGAAAGTATTCGCGTAACAAAACGCGGCGGAATTGTTCTCTTCTCATCTTACTCAGAAAAATTTTGGGATTATCGTTTAGAGTGGTTCCAAATGCAGTCAAATGCCAGACTGCTGGGAGAAATCGATTACAAAAAAACAAAAAACGGAAATATTGTTTGCAAGGATGGATTCACTGCAACAACAGTCTCATCAGATCAATTCAAGGCATTAACATCAAGCATAAACAACATCTCGGTGAAGATAGAAGAAGTTGATAGTTCTAGTTTGTTTTGTGAAATTGTTGTTACTGGTTAAATACAGCATTATACTCGAGAACTTTTGTAAAATGAAAAAAGACAAAGACACAATTCTGACCACAACACATTCCAAAAAATTCCGTATGATTGAACTAAGAAAAATGCGAAATCAATGACTTCAGATAATTCCAAACCGAACACAGAACCAAAATTCTTCGAAACGATCCGACGCGATCTGACCGAAGAAGACATTTTTAGAAAAGCCCGAAGCGAAATGCGAGATCTGAAAGATTTCTACATCGATCCGGATAAAAAACTTCAGCTCGATAAGATGCACTGGCTGAAACGATTCTTCTTTATAATGTGGTGGGTGCTGAAAGGAATGTTTTTCAAGCTCACGCCTCTTCGGCGCATACTCTTGTTGATTGGTGTTGTCCTAATCCTCTTTTCGCGAAGCATAAGCTTTGAACATACAAACGTAAGAACAAACGAGGGATTGCTCGGTGGAATTTTAATACTAATTGTCTTAATGCTTGAATTAAAAGATAAGCTCCTCGCCCGCAGCGAACTCGAAGCAGGCAAAAAAGTTCAGCTTGC
Coding sequences within it:
- a CDS encoding class I SAM-dependent methyltransferase: MFSYYTRTLSAQKLKRVYEVVTPRVQQYLNAEVNHVLEKLRSSDWAIELGCGYGRIFPSLSKKAKSIIGIDTSLSSLMLGKEMFGSISNCFFAQMNAEQLSFLNHTFDVVVCIQNGISAFHVDMKNLIEESIRVTKRGGIVLFSSYSEKFWDYRLEWFQMQSNARLLGEIDYKKTKNGNIVCKDGFTATTVSSDQFKALTSSINNISVKIEEVDSSSLFCEIVVTG